Sequence from the Rutidosis leptorrhynchoides isolate AG116_Rl617_1_P2 chromosome 3, CSIRO_AGI_Rlap_v1, whole genome shotgun sequence genome:
AGGTTATAATGACTTCCAATTTAAATTACTTGGAGGTCTTGGTCTTTTGCTCATTTTCAAAACCAAAGAAGCTGCTGCCATGGTGATTGACCAACAATTTCACCCTTTAAAAAAGTGGATCTGTAATACAAATTGGTGGGGTGTCACAAAGTGGCCGGAAGCAAGAATGGCTTGGCTCAAGAATTCAGGTGTTTCGGTCCATTGTTGGAATCATAAAACCTTCACTTCTATTACATAATGGTGGGGATCGGTGTATGATCTCGACAACTGTGAGTTGGTTGGGAATCAAAAGCTAAATCATGGAAGGGTATTTGTGAAGCTGGCCAATCCTGATCATGTGTGTGATTCTGTAAAACTTAAACACAAATCACGCATCTACTTCATCAGTATCAAAGAAGAAGAGATTTGTTACCCTGAATGGGGTGAGGTAGACGATGACAGTGACATTCAGAGCTCCGAATCAGATGAAAGTTTTGAGTTTGTAGACTCAGATGATATATCGGATAGTGATTGTGAGGGTTGTGCATCATTTGATAAAGGAATAAATATGGATCAATGTGAAGAGGAGGACTCTATTTCTGAATCGGTGCAATTACCGAAAAAGATAAATTCCGGCAACGTTGTCGAATTTGAGAAACAGCCGAAAACTTCTTTTGATGAAGATCGGGAATCAGGGTGAAGGGATGTACGAAGTCTGTTGGTGGTCCCGATGTTGTGATGGAGACTTGTGATAATAGTCAAAGGATGGATAAGGAATGTTATTCAGAATCATGGGAAAAGATAGTGGACAACGACACTAACCCTAGGAAAGAACCAAAAAACCCTTCAGTTGGTACAGAAGATACTGACGATGTAAGTAATTTGGGGAACCATTTAAACGACAGGTGTAACGTGGGTACTGGGGTACCAGATTGTTCTGAAGTGGGGCCGCAGAAATTAGGGCAGCATGTAATTTTGAAAAACGGACCAAAAGGAGGTTCATATGGTGGGGGCTCAAATTGTGGAGGTCCAAGTGGGGGGTTAGAACCAAATAGGCCGGTAGAAGTTAAAGTTAATTTAGATGGGCCTTGTGTGCAAAATGGGCCTGTAAATGTTAAGGGGAGTTTTAATGATGTTAATGGACCTGATGTTAATGGGTCGAATTGCAATATTACAAGCGAGAAGGAAATGAATGTGTATGCACAAATGTTTGTTCTAAAAAATCGTTCACTAGGTGTAGTAAATCGGGTGACATATCATTTTGTAATGGGTGTTATTGGAATACCATGGGGAATTGGAAAACTTCTTCGAGACTAATGAGGGTGAAGAACATGGCTAGAAGTGGTGTTAACTTCTCTTGTGATAATAGACATAAATGTAAAAAGTGTTGCAAGAAGGCGAATTCGAAAAACAAAAAACAAGCTTCAAAAGGAAACTCCGGGAGTTTTGAAGGAGGTCGGTCGATTAATAATGTGGAACTCAAAGAATTTGGGGAACAAATCGGATTGAGGTGGCCTTGCCCCAATCCCATGTAAGTTCCTTTGTGCTTATTTCGTTCGTTTTTATATTGTTTGTTATGAAGATTCTTTCTTTGAATATTCGGGGGTTCGGTGTTAAAGGAAAATTCGGGTGGGTTAAAGATTATTGTCGTAAAGAAAGGCCGGATATTGCGACTTTTCAAGAAACAAAATGTAAGGGATTGAAAGATAGTTGGGTTCATGCTTTGTGGGGGAGTAGTAATTGTGGGTTTGTTCAATTGGATGCGGTTACTCTTTTAATTTGGGATCTTGATAGTTTTGTAGCGGATAGTATGACTAGTTGTGAATTTTTTCTAGCAATTCAAGGCAAGTGGTGCGGCTTGGGGCATGATTCAATAATCGTTAATGTCTACGGGCCTCACACTGATAGAAAGAAGATTGATATGTGGAATTAGGACTATTGATTCGGCTTGGATGTTGTGTGGTGATTTTAATGAAGTTCGTTTTCAAGCGGATAGGTTAAATTGTGTGTTTCATCATTCTCGTGCTACGCGTTTTAATGATTTCATTGCAAGGAATAATCTTATTGAAATCCCAATTAATGGTAAGAAGTTCACTCGGGTTAGTGATGATGGTATTAAGTTTAGTAAATTAGACCGTGTGCTCGTGAATGACAAGTACTTAAAATTGTGGAAAGATCTTTCGGTAATTGCGTTAGAACGTATGGATTCGGACCATTGTCCCTTGTTACTTCGGGATCAAATTATTGATTTTGGGCTGAAACCTTTTAAGTGTTTTGATGAATGGCTAAAAAATGATGGGGTTGAGAAGGTGATCCAAGATGCGTGGAGTAAATCGGTGACTAGTTCGAAAAAAGATCGTCTTTTTAGAGATAAGCTCAAGAATGTGAAAAAAGATTTGAGAGCTTGGAGTAAAAATGAATTCGGGGATTTAGAAAGTGAGATTAAGGGGCTAAAAGAAAAAGCTACTTCTTTAGAAGCTTTGGCGAAATCGGGTGCTATTAGTGACGATGACCGTAAGTGTTGGTTGGAGACTCGTAGAAATtggattgaaaaagaaaaaataaaatctGGAAAGATGAAACAAAAGGCGAGAATCTGGTGGAATTTAGAAGGCAATGAGAACTCAAAATATTTTCACGCGTCCATTAGAAGAAAATACAACAAGTGCAATATTCGAGGGCTAAATATTAATGGGGTGTGGGTTGAAGATCCAAGGGTCGTAAAGGAAATGGTGCTCGAATATTTTCGTAATTGATTTAAAAACAATAGTGGTAGCAAGCCCACTTTTCTTCATTGGGCTACATCGGGCCTGAGAGGCAATTCTAACTGCCCAGATGGGCCTCCTAACGTGAATGACAGCATGCATAACCCTTCTGTTCGAACAGTTTACTCTAGTGGGCCGGTTCATGTTAACAGTGGGcctgaactgaaatgtcccgttcttattgattaaaaacgttccatattaattgatttcgttgcgaggttttgacctctatatgagacgtttttcaaagactgcattcatttttaaaacaaaccataacctttatttcataaataaaggtttaaaagctttacgtagattatcaaataatgataatctaaaatatcctgtttacacacgaccattacataatggtttacaatacaaatatgttacatcgaaatcagtttcttgaatgcagtttttacacaatatcatacaaacatggactccaaatcttgtccttattttagtatgcaacagcggaagctcttagtattcacctgagaataaacatgctttaaacgtcaacaaaaatgttggtgagttataggtttaacttatatgtatcaaatcgtaacaatagaccacaagatttcatatttcaatacacatcccatacatagagataaaaatcattcatatggtgaacacctggtaaccgacattaacaagatgcatatatataagaatatccccatcattccgggacacccttcggatatgatataaatttcgaagtactaaagcatccggtactttggatggggtttgttaggcccaatagatctatctttaggattcgcgtcaattagggtgtctgttccctaattcttagattaccagacataataaaaaggggcatattcgatttcgataattcaaccatagaatgtagtttcacgtacttgtgtctattttgtaaatcatttataaaacctgcatgtattctcatcccaaaaatattagattttaaaagtgggactctaactcactttcacagatttttacttcgtcgggaagtaag
This genomic interval carries:
- the LOC139899910 gene encoding uncharacterized protein, with the protein product MARSGVNFSCDNRHKCKKCCKKANSKNKKQASKGNSGSFEGGRSINNILSLNIRGFGVKGKFGWVKDYCRKERPDIATFQETKCKGLKDSWVHALWGSSNCGFVQLDAVTLLIWDLDSFVADKRRLICGIRTIDSAWMLCGDFNEVRFQADRLNCVFHHSRATRFNDFIARNNLIEIPINGKKFTRVSDDGIKFSKLDRVLVNDKYLKLWKDLSVIALERMDSDHCPLLLRDQIIDFGLKPFKCFDEWLKNDGVEKVIQDAWSKSVTSSKKDRLFRDKLKNVKKDLRAWSKNEFGDLESEIKGLKEKATSLEALAKSGAISDDDRKCWLETRRNWIEKEKIKSGKMKQKARIWWNLEGNENSKYFHASIRRKYNKCNIRGLNINGVWVEDPRVVKEMVLEYFRN